A window of Pseudophryne corroboree isolate aPseCor3 chromosome 1, aPseCor3.hap2, whole genome shotgun sequence genomic DNA:
TAGATTTGAAGGAGTGCAGAGCAAATACAAATATGTATGTAGTTAAACAATTGATGAACATTCCTAGATTGTAACATAACACATCACATGCCACCCTTCATGGCACTAATATGCATTGAATGTACTTTGTACACACTAGCCAGGGGTACTATGAGGGGCACTGCGCTACTTAGCATCGGGATGGCACTCTCTAGGTGCCTGGACCAAATAACCCCCCTCTCCCCATCATCTCCTTCCTCACCTAGAGAACTGATACTGAGTAGGCAGGATTTTGATAAGATGAAGGGGGAAATATTGATTATTTACCATCCAGTTTTACCACGTGGTTTGGCCTGAACTGCATGTGGATTAGAGATTTGCAAACTGCAACACATCAGATGCAGCTTGAGTTTTCAACCTCAACCTCTAAAGCGCATGATGAATGTGAAAACCACATCTGCTGTGTTGTAGTTTCTATGTTAAATACCAAACCACAGTTCAGTAAATCTTTATAAAATGGGCTCATCAGTATCCCAAATGGCCACAGAGAACATTACACGTGATCACTCCCCCAATATTGTTATGCACCTAAGCAATTATGCTAATATTGACTGCAATAATGAATACTTTTATATCTCTATTTGTAAACTTTAATATTTGTATTTATGCTTCAACATATGAATATAAATGTTGTTTCCTTTTCCTTTATCCACAGATAAATTACCCTATGGGTGAGTTGATCTTGTCTTTGGGCTTCTTCTTTGTTCTTCTCATTGAACGTATTGTTCTGCAAGTTTCCAAACGTTCCCAGAACATTTCCCATGATGGTATTCCACTGCCTGCCACTCAAATGTCCACAGATGCTAATCAAAATGTAAAAGGCGAAATTCCAAGTGAGCTACAGCTGCCACCTGAGGATCCGCATAACCACGTCCATCCTAACATGTATTCCCATTCCTCCTTTCGCTCGCTtattctctttttttctctctccatcCACTCAGTCTTTGAAGGCTTAGCTATTGGTCTTCAGTCCAGCTACTCAAGTGCTCTTCAAATTGCAATTGCTGTACTCATCCACAAGGGCATCATTGTCTTCAGTCTTTCACTTAAACTAATCCAGAGCATGACCAGACCAGTTTGGTTAATAATCTACATAGTGATATTCACACTGATGTCCCCAGTTGGCATTAcaattggcattattgttacattGAATCAGACCTCCATCGTATCTCTGGCGCAGGTGATCCTGGAAGGCATTTCCTCTGGGACATTTGTTTATGTTACTTTCTTAGAGATCCTGCCACAAGAACTTAATTCAGAGGAAAGGCCACTTCTTAAGGTTTTCTTCATTATCATTGGTTTTACCGTAATGGCAGTTGTAGCCATCTGGGCCTGAGACTTGCTTGGCTCTCTGCTAACTGTATTACTGTAAATCTCTACTGGCTTAACTGTGACATACACCACCAAGAGACATTACCTGGGATGTAATGGGACCTGATAATGCCGCCTGGAAAATTATCGCACCAcatcggacattacaaatgtgTGCCTATTTTCTGGAATTGGGCC
This region includes:
- the SLC39A2 gene encoding zinc transporter ZIP2, yielding MEPLLAVKVGCLVGLLFLTLICGLAPAFISFYMKKSITGTFELILCLISAFAAGIFLGACLLHVVADFLSNIATELSYINYPMGELILSLGFFFVLLIERIVLQVSKRSQNISHDGIPLPATQMSTDANQNVKGEIPSELQLPPEDPHNHVHPNMYSHSSFRSLILFFSLSIHSVFEGLAIGLQSSYSSALQIAIAVLIHKGIIVFSLSLKLIQSMTRPVWLIIYIVIFTLMSPVGITIGIIVTLNQTSIVSLAQVILEGISSGTFVYVTFLEILPQELNSEERPLLKVFFIIIGFTVMAVVAIWA